In a genomic window of Rhododendron vialii isolate Sample 1 chromosome 12a, ASM3025357v1:
- the LOC131311235 gene encoding NAC domain-containing protein 83-like, whose translation MDKLNFVKNGVLRLPPGFRFHPTDEELVVQYLRRKIFACPLPASIIPDFDVCKSDPWELPGDSDQERYFFSTREAKYPNGNRSNRATGSGYWKATGIDKQIVTSRGTNQVVGMKKTLVFYRGKPPHGSRTDWIMHEYRLVNTETDTKNSTQSSGENWVLCRIFLKKRGTKNEEEVTKSKNCNTRLGALEKTGPVFYDFMAKEKKIRADLNLAPALSSSGSSGVTEISCHEPDDLEDSTSCSSLSSFRMKLH comes from the exons ATGGATAAGCTCAACTTTGTGAAAAATGGTGTGCTGAGATTGCCGCCTGGGTTTAGGTTCCATCCCACTGATGAAGAGCTCGTGGTTCAGTATTTGAGGCGAAAGATATTTGCCTGCCCGTTGCCGGCTTCAATCATCCCGGATTTTGATGTTTGCAAATCTGACCCTTGGGAATTGCCAG GTGACTCAGATCAAGAGAGGTACTTTTTCAGCACAAGGGAAGCCAAGTACCCAAACGGGAATCGGTCCAACAGAGCAACTGGTTCCGGCTACTGGAAAGCAACCGGAATAGACAAGCAAATTGTTACTTCTAGAGGGACCAACCAAGTAGTGGGGATGAAGAAGACTCTGGTTTTCTACAGAGGAAAGCCACCACATGGGTCTAGGACTGATTGGATTATGCACGAGTATCGCCTTGTTAACACCGAAACCGATACAAAGAACTCAACCCAG AGCTCTGGGGAAAACTGGGTTCTTTGCCGCAtatttttgaagaaaagagGAACCAAGAATGAGGAGGAGGtcacaaaatccaaaaactGCAACACCAGACTCGGTGCTCTTGAAAAAACTGGGCCTGTGTTCTATGATTTCATGGCAAAGGAGAAGAAGATAAGGGCTGATTTGAATCTGGCCCCTGCCTTATCATCTTCGGGTTCAAGTGGGGTCACAGAGATCTCCTGCCATGAACCGGATGACCTTGAAGATAGCACCAGTTGCAGTAGTTTGTCCTCTTTTAGAATGAAATTACATTAG